Genomic DNA from Streptomyces diastaticus subsp. diastaticus:
CTGGGGGCGAGCGCCGTCTCCTCCCTGATCAGTTTCGTCGGCTCGGTGACCCGGCCGGGCGGGCTCAAGGACCAGGCGGCCAATCTCAACTCCTCGGCGGCGCCCGGACGTCCGTGGCTGGATCTGGCCTGGCAGCTCTTCGGCGTCGCGACCTCCCTGGTGCCGGTGCTGCTCGTGCTCCACCTGCTGACGCGGGAGGGCGCGGGGCCGCGGGCGATCGGCTTCGACCTCACGCGGCCCCGCTTCGACCTGACCCGGGGCACCCTCCTGGCCGCCTGCATCGGCAGCGCCGGGCTCGCCTTCTACCTGGTCTCCCGCGCCGCCGGGATGAACCTCACCGTCGTCCCGGAGTCGCTGCCGGGGGAGTGGTGGAAGTTCCCCGTGCTGATCCTCTCGGCGGCCGAGAACTCGGTCCTGGAGGAGGTGATCGTGGTCGGTTACCTGCTGCGGCGGCTGGAGCAACTGGGCTGGACGCCGGTCGCCGCCCTGCTGGCCAGTTCGGTGCTGCGCGGCTCGTACCACCTCTACCAGGGCGTCGGCGGCTTCATCGGCAACCTGGTGATGGGCGTCGTCTTCGCCTTCCTCTACCAGCGGTGGCGCCGGGTCGGGCCCCTGGTCGTCGCCCACACCCTCCTGGACATCGGCGCCTTCGTCGGGTACGCGCTGCTGGCCGGGAAGGTCGGGTGGCTGCCGACCGCCTGACCGGCCGGACGCTCCGAGCCGCGCCGCTCACGCCAGGATCGCGCCGTCGAACACGGTGACCGCGTCCCCCGTCAGGAGCGTGCGGTCGCCGCGCAGTTCGGTCCGGACGATCCCGGTGCGCGCTCCGCCCTGGAGCCCGGTCAACCGGTCGCGTCCGAGGCGGGCCGACCAGAACGGGGCGAGGGCGGTGTGGGCGCTGCCCGTGACGGGGTCCTCGTCGATGCCGACCCGCGGGAAGAAGCCGCGGGAGACGAAGTCGTAGCCCGCGGCGGGATCGTCGGCCCGGGCGGTGACGACGACGCCGCGCCGGCTGTGGCGGACGAGGCCCCGGTGGTCGGGCGCCAGCTCGCGGACGGCCTTCTCGCCGGGCAGCTCCAGCAGCAGGTCGCCGCAGTGCGGGCCGGTGTCGTGGACGCTCAGCGGCACGGTGCCCAGGGCCTCGGCGAGCCCCGCCGGGAGCTCCTCCTCGGCCAGCGGCGCCGTCGGGAGGTCCAGGGTGTGCCCGCCGCCGTTCGGTGCCGCCGTCAGGACACCGCTGCGGGTGGCGAAACGCAGCGGGGCGCCGTCGGCCCGCGCCCTCCCGTCGGCGGTGAGGGCGTGAGCGGTGGCGAGGGTGGCGTGGCCGCACAGGTCCACCTCGCACCGCGGGGTGAACCAGCGCAGTGCCCAGTCGGCCTCGCCACCCGGCGGCAGCGGGTGGGCGAAGGCGGTCTCGGAGAGGTTCACCTCGGCGGCGATCAGCTGGAGTCGCGCGTCCTCCGGAAAGGCGTCGAGGAGGACGACCCCGGCCGGATTCCCGGCGAAGGGCCGGTCGGTGAAGGCATCGATGATTCGCAGGCGCATGGGGCGAGCGTGCCGCCTTGCGGTGAGGGGCGGCAAAGGCCAATCGCGGACGGGTGGACCCGGTTCAGGCGGCCGGGGGACACCGCTCCCCGGGGGCCTTCGCACTCCAGGGCCGCCGCTTCCTGGGGGCGTCGCTCCCAGGCTCACCCTTGTCCGCGGGCACCGTCCGGCGGGCCGGCCGGCCGTACCTCCGCGGAGGCCGGCGCACAGCTTCGTGGTCGCGCCACTGTCCGTCGACCGCCTGGAAGCCGGGCGAGTGCCCCTCGCGCCGGTAGCCCGGACGCCTGACCGAGCGCGCGTGAGCGGGCGTGGCCGGAGTGGACGGCCGCCTCCAGCCGGTGCGGTCCCGGCGTGCCGGACCACCAGGTCCAGCCCTTCCGCCAGGCGGCCCCGGACGGTCGTTGGCGCATACGCGGCGAAGCCGGGCGTGCCGCACTGCCCGACTGCCGCGGAGACCGTCGTCGCCGTCGGGCCCGTCGACGATCGCGCCGGACCCGCGCAGGCGGATCACGCGCCCCTCGTGGGGCGGCGGCCCGAACCGCTCCAGACGCCTCTCGGACGCCTCGGCTGTCGGCTCGTGACCGCCCAGCCGGCGCCGGCGCGGGCTCGAAGCTCTCGCGGGTGGGTGCGGTGTTCTCTCCGTGGTCCGGCGGGGACGGCGGAGGTCTGCTCGCGCGCCGTGTCCTCGGGTGCGAGGTGATCGTCATCGACTGGGCCCACGTGCCGGCGCGACTTTCGGGGAGGAGGCTTGCCGTCAGAACAGTCCCGATATATCGTTGAGGCATCGCGACCGATTACAAAAGGAAGGAGTGCTGCGATGCGCGTCCACGGACACGAGCACGAGCATGAGCACGGACGGGGGCACGGGCGGCAGTTCGGTCCCGACCGGCGAGGACCCGGTTCCGAGTGGGCCGAGTGGTGGGGAGGGGGCAGGCGAGGGCCCGACGGCGACGACCGGCGCCGCGCGGCCTTCGGGCCGTTCGGTCCCGGCTTCGGGCCCGGTGGCCCCTGGGGCGGGCGCGGCGGCGGGCGGGGGAGGGCGCGGCGCGGTGACGTGCGCGCCTCGATCCTCGCGCTGCTGGCCGACCGGCCGATGCACGGCTACGAGATGATCCAGGAGATCGCCGAGCGCAGCGGCGGCGCCTGGAAGCCCAGCCCCGGATCGGTGTACCCGACGCTCCAGCTCCTGGAGGACGAGGGTCTCATCGCCAGTGAGAGCGGTGGCGGCAAGAAGCTGTTCGCGCTCACCGAGGAGGGCCGGTCCGCCGCCGAGGCGGGGCCGGAAGCCCCCTGGGAGGAGGTCGGCCGCGGCGTCGACTGGGAGAGCGTCAACGAGATCCGCCAGGCCGGTGCCGGGCTGATGGAGGCGTTCGGCCAGGTCTGGAAGACCGGCACCAAGGAGCAGCGGGAGAAGGCGCTGGCCGTCGTCAACGACGCCCGCAAGCGGCTCTACCTGATCCTCGCCGACCAGGACTGACCGCGCCGCAGGGGCGCGCGGGATGATCCGTGCGCCTCTCGCCCGCGCCCATCCGCCCCTCCTCCGCAGGGAGGAGGGACGGCTCCGCCGTGCCCACCCTGTGTCGGATGCCCGAATGCGTCCCCTCGGGGATGTGGACGAAGCGCCCGAATGGTGAGGTGGTGGGTGTGCACCGCCCTATCTCCCCGTCGGACCCCGAACCCGCGCCGGCCGACGGTTCCCCGCGGCCCGAGCTGGCCAACGCCCTGGCGGGCGCCCGCCGCCGCGCCCAGCGGGACGGCGACGGGCAGACCGACACCGCGCACCTGCTGCACGCCCTGCTCGAACACGATCCCGCCAGCCGCGAGGCCGTCGACGCCGGTGAGCAGGGCGGCGAACAACTCGTCAAGCTCCTCGGCCTGCTCGTCCAGCGCAACATCGGCTACGGGCTCAAGTGGCACGGCTCCGTCGAGGATTCCGGCGCGCTGCCGGTGGCCCGCTCCGACGGCTGGTCGCCCGCGGCGGCCGAGGCACTCGACATCGCCCGGCGGCGGGCCGGGCGCCGAGGTGGCGGCCCGGCCGGCCCGGACCTGCTGGCCGGCCTCGTCGCCGACCCCGAGTGCCGTGCCGTGCAGGTCATGGAGCGGGCCGGGGTCGACCGGGAACTCCTGCGCCGCCGCCTCGGCGCGCTCGCTCCCGGACGGCCTGGGACACCCGCCGGACACTCCGGCGCCGAGGAGCGGGCCACCGGGACCGAGGGGCCGCCCCGGTACGTGGGCGAACAGGCCGGCCCCATAGACGTGTCGGCT
This window encodes:
- a CDS encoding CPBP family intramembrane glutamic endopeptidase; amino-acid sequence: MRTEAGRVAGSLRLEDPSRRVFRDETLIVLALSLGASAVSSLISFVGSVTRPGGLKDQAANLNSSAAPGRPWLDLAWQLFGVATSLVPVLLVLHLLTREGAGPRAIGFDLTRPRFDLTRGTLLAACIGSAGLAFYLVSRAAGMNLTVVPESLPGEWWKFPVLILSAAENSVLEEVIVVGYLLRRLEQLGWTPVAALLASSVLRGSYHLYQGVGGFIGNLVMGVVFAFLYQRWRRVGPLVVAHTLLDIGAFVGYALLAGKVGWLPTA
- a CDS encoding PhzF family phenazine biosynthesis protein; translation: MRLRIIDAFTDRPFAGNPAGVVLLDAFPEDARLQLIAAEVNLSETAFAHPLPPGGEADWALRWFTPRCEVDLCGHATLATAHALTADGRARADGAPLRFATRSGVLTAAPNGGGHTLDLPTAPLAEEELPAGLAEALGTVPLSVHDTGPHCGDLLLELPGEKAVRELAPDHRGLVRHSRRGVVVTARADDPAAGYDFVSRGFFPRVGIDEDPVTGSAHTALAPFWSARLGRDRLTGLQGGARTGIVRTELRGDRTLLTGDAVTVFDGAILA
- a CDS encoding PadR family transcriptional regulator; translation: MRVHGHEHEHEHGRGHGRQFGPDRRGPGSEWAEWWGGGRRGPDGDDRRRAAFGPFGPGFGPGGPWGGRGGGRGRARRGDVRASILALLADRPMHGYEMIQEIAERSGGAWKPSPGSVYPTLQLLEDEGLIASESGGGKKLFALTEEGRSAAEAGPEAPWEEVGRGVDWESVNEIRQAGAGLMEAFGQVWKTGTKEQREKALAVVNDARKRLYLILADQD
- a CDS encoding Clp protease N-terminal domain-containing protein; the encoded protein is MHRPISPSDPEPAPADGSPRPELANALAGARRRAQRDGDGQTDTAHLLHALLEHDPASREAVDAGEQGGEQLVKLLGLLVQRNIGYGLKWHGSVEDSGALPVARSDGWSPAAAEALDIARRRAGRRGGGPAGPDLLAGLVADPECRAVQVMERAGVDRELLRRRLGALAPGRPGTPAGHSGAEERATGTEGPPRYVGEQAGPIDVSALRREFTPPRGRHPERDGRGPGEGPAAGR